From Kitasatospora sp. MAP12-44:
GCCCCGGGTACGTGTGTGTGAACGGGTTCGGGGACAACGGCCCGGAGTTCACTGCCTTCGGCGAGCCGTCACCGAAGTCCAGCACAAACTTGGCAACGGGCCAAGGACTCGTCGCGCTCTCGCTGAACGTCTCCGTGGGCACTGACCAGTCGGTCTGCCATCCCCCGAAAGCGGCCGTGATGGGCCAGACCGGCTGGACAGTGAACCTGCTGGTGGCCGTCCGGGTGACCATACCGTCGGTGACGGTGAGCGAGAGGGTGTAGGTGCCGGGGCCCGGGTAGGTGTGCGTCACCACACCCGTCACCGACGACACCTTCGGACTTCCGTCCCCGAAGTCCAGCGTCCCAGTGACCGGCCCCCAGGCGCTGCCCACCCCCACCTGGACGGCCGCGTCCAGCGGATGCCCAACGGCATAGCTCAGTTGCGCCGAGACACTCGGCCCAAGCGGATCCTGGAACTCGACTGCCCCGCGGTCGTAGTAACCCACGCCGGTACCCGTGTTGGCGACCTGCGGGTCATCGACACGCGGGTTGCCGTAGAGATCGGTGGCCAGCTCGCCGGGCGCCGTGGCATCAGCCGAGTCAACCCACCCACCATTGCTCGAAGTGTTAGCGCTGGCGATGTCGTGGCTGCCCTGGCCGGTGGCAGCGGTAAAGGCGGCCGGCGACGTGTAAGTGGCATCGCCCCAGGCGTAGTTCACCTTGCCCGACACCTGGGACACGAGGTTGTAGTCCACCTTGGTTCCGCTGACCGAGGCAGCCGAGACCACCAGATCAGGCTGTCCGGCACACGTGGAGATGGGGGAGGTCGCGATGTTGTTCTCGATCGTGGAGTTCGCCGAGCTCCCGGCGATCACAAGAGCAGTCATGTTGCAACCCACGCCCAGCGTGTTGCTGGTCACCACGGTGCCTGGGGCATCGGTGACCGTGACGCCCGTACCTCCGGACAAGATCAGGTTGGTCGTGACGACCGCGCCGGTGACGCCGGCATCGACCGCGACGCCGGAGACGAGGGTGTCGTCCAGGATGTAGGCGGCGGCGCGGTAGAAGGTGTTGCGGCTGACCGTGGACGCCGTGGTCTTCCCGGTGAGCCGGATGCTCGGGACACCAGGAGTGCCCCCACCTCCGGCCGACCAAAGGGTGTTTCCGTCCATGGTGATCCGGTCGGAGCCCGAGACGAGGACCGCCTCCTGCGACGCCTGGAGGTTGAGGCCCGTCACCGTGACGTCGTGGACGCCGGAGAGCACGAATGCGTGCGGAATCGTCTGCGCATCAGGACTACTGGCGGGGACACCGATCATGCCAGAAGGACTCGCGACGTCCGGGCTGCCCCGGAAGGTGATGGGGTGGCCCGGAGTTCCGGAGTGGGTGACAGTGACCTGCTCCAGGTACGTGGTGTTCCGGGCGATCTGCACGGTCTGGCCGGGCTGCGCGGCGTTCGCCGCCGCCTGCACGGTACAGAACGGCTTCGCCTGCGTGCCCGTACCGGCGTCGGAGCAGCCCGAGGGTGAGGCGTTGTTGACGTAGAGCGTGGTCGGATCGGCCTGCGCGACAAACCCCGGCAACGCCGATCCGAGAATGGTGGAACTCACGATCGCCGCGGCAAGGCCGACATGACGACGTACTGGCACGATTGATCCCCCAAGAACGAGCAAGCGCTGGTGGTACCCCCAAAGCGGGAGGATGTCCGATCAACCAGCGCCGCGCAAGCCAGTATCCACAAGCCCCGCCCGCCCACCGCGCCCCGGGTACGGCAACGGCACGGCAGGGCCACCCCGAAGGGCGGCCCTGCCGGTGGGACGGTGCGTCAGCGCAGGCCGAGCGAGACGCTCGTGAGGAAACCCAAGTCGATCGGCGTGATCGAGTCACGCCAGGTGCCCGCGTTGGTGTAGATCTCGTGCGCCATGCTGTCGTTCTCGACGGCTTCGATGACAC
This genomic window contains:
- a CDS encoding PKD domain-containing protein: MSSTILGSALPGFVAQADPTTLYVNNASPSGCSDAGTGTQAKPFCTVQAAANAAQPGQTVQIARNTTYLEQVTVTHSGTPGHPITFRGSPDVASPSGMIGVPASSPDAQTIPHAFVLSGVHDVTVTGLNLQASQEAVLVSGSDRITMDGNTLWSAGGGGTPGVPSIRLTGKTTASTVSRNTFYRAAAYILDDTLVSGVAVDAGVTGAVVTTNLILSGGTGVTVTDAPGTVVTSNTLGVGCNMTALVIAGSSANSTIENNIATSPISTCAGQPDLVVSAASVSGTKVDYNLVSQVSGKVNYAWGDATYTSPAAFTAATGQGSHDIASANTSSNGGWVDSADATAPGELATDLYGNPRVDDPQVANTGTGVGYYDRGAVEFQDPLGPSVSAQLSYAVGHPLDAAVQVGVGSAWGPVTGTLDFGDGSPKVSSVTGVVTHTYPGPGTYTLSLTVTDGMVTRTATSRFTVQPVWPITAAFGGWQTDWSVPTETFSESATSPWPVAKFVLDFGDGSPKAVNSGPLSPNPFTHTYPGPGTYTATLTVTDDHGRSSTTTEKVPVGVLLPLNRTIETVQNGRLTEIYNDNLGWHTNAITASNKLIPASTLDFTYTPSGARVIEAVENGVLHEVYSAADGWHDGAIQGAGANATALSFSLSPSGGRVIEAIEGGVLHEIYSAADGWHDNAIQGVAPNVSAMSFSFSPSGGRVIEAIEGGVLHEVYSAADGWHDNAIQGVAPNASALSFSYNKSGGRVIEAIEGGVLHEVYSAADGWHDAVVPGAGAGIKSLSLKFRPTGDRVIEAVENDSTVHEIYTNAGTWSDSPTPINSGNLTSVSLALH